The Acidobacteriota bacterium genome has a segment encoding these proteins:
- a CDS encoding Crp/Fnr family transcriptional regulator: MVKHQTRVNPPKQRPFDIRAFLESGGVAGKVVTRQSGDVVYSQGEPCDSVFYIQKGTVKLGVLSHEGKEAIVAMAGPADFFGEGALAGQVLRMATATATSVSSLLVVEKQKMLRLLHDQHELSDRFLAYVLSRNIRVEADLVDQLFNSSERRLARTLLLLARYGKQDAPHRVLPKISQEMLAEMVGTTRSRVNFFMNKFRKLGFIEYNGGLKVNDSLLSIVLHD; encoded by the coding sequence ATGGTCAAGCATCAAACTCGCGTCAATCCGCCGAAGCAACGACCATTCGACATCCGTGCGTTCCTCGAGTCGGGAGGCGTCGCCGGGAAGGTCGTCACTCGTCAGAGCGGCGACGTGGTCTACTCGCAGGGCGAACCCTGCGACAGCGTCTTCTATATTCAGAAAGGCACGGTGAAGCTCGGGGTCCTCTCCCACGAAGGCAAGGAAGCCATTGTGGCGATGGCGGGGCCGGCGGATTTCTTTGGTGAAGGGGCCCTGGCGGGACAGGTCCTCCGGATGGCGACCGCGACTGCCACAAGTGTGAGTTCGCTCCTCGTCGTCGAGAAGCAGAAGATGCTCCGGCTGCTTCACGACCAGCACGAGCTCTCGGATCGGTTCCTGGCCTATGTCCTGTCGCGCAACATTCGCGTCGAGGCCGATCTTGTGGATCAACTGTTCAATTCCAGCGAGCGACGGCTGGCCCGGACGCTGCTCCTGCTCGCCCGCTATGGCAAGCAGGACGCCCCGCATCGGGTATTGCCCAAGATCTCGCAGGAGATGCTCGCGGAAATGGTCGGCACGACCCGCTCGCGCGTGAACTTCTTCATGAACAAGTTCAGGAAGCTCGGTTTCATCGAATACAACGGCGGACTCAAGGTCAACGACTCCCTGCTGAGCATCGTGCTGCACGACTGA
- a CDS encoding DUF3943 domain-containing protein: MRILAVVLMVTGVLGSAGTAEAQTTSLVPPETTPIVADTIAPPPVPPAEKTVRKSFLVPALEIVGFDALLNRFNYYTTDKVVYGISVASIRRNATHKWIVDTDPFAMNQFYHPYQGSLYFGFARSAGLNYWTALGYTFAGSMLWEIAGETGPPSYNDQITTGFGGTFLGESLFRTASLLLERGNGNVGFWRGLGAALISPATGFNRLAGGERFDEVLPSRDPALFARLRLGASLSEKVSQEGVSQTFKRKEAIADFQMSYGLPGKPGYRYTRPFDYFDFQFTAVNTSAFENIMSRGLLAGTDYAVGDAYRGVWGLYGSYDYITPQIFRVSSTALGLGTTGAWRIARSVQFQGTLLGSLGYGAAGVSHSSSAERDYHYGATPQGLLALRLLFGGIANLDMTVRGYYVSGTASTENRGSEQIARGDAALTVRVYHHSTVTLKYVASRRDAYYPNLPDRHQTIGAFSLLYGYISSGHKFGAVEWLPKDAPVR; the protein is encoded by the coding sequence ATGAGAATTCTGGCAGTCGTGCTGATGGTGACTGGCGTGCTGGGATCCGCGGGTACCGCCGAAGCGCAGACGACGTCACTGGTGCCACCGGAGACGACTCCCATCGTCGCCGACACGATCGCCCCGCCTCCGGTGCCGCCGGCGGAAAAGACGGTCCGCAAGAGCTTTCTTGTCCCGGCCCTGGAGATTGTCGGATTCGACGCCCTCTTGAATCGGTTCAACTACTACACCACCGACAAGGTGGTCTATGGCATCAGCGTTGCTTCGATCCGGAGGAATGCCACGCACAAATGGATCGTCGACACCGATCCGTTTGCTATGAATCAGTTCTACCACCCGTACCAGGGATCGCTCTACTTCGGCTTCGCGCGATCGGCCGGCCTCAACTACTGGACAGCTCTCGGCTATACCTTCGCCGGCAGCATGCTCTGGGAGATCGCGGGCGAGACCGGCCCGCCCTCATATAACGACCAGATCACCACCGGCTTCGGCGGGACGTTCCTCGGCGAATCGCTCTTCCGGACGGCGAGCCTGTTGCTGGAGAGAGGAAACGGTAACGTCGGGTTCTGGCGGGGGCTTGGCGCGGCGTTGATCTCTCCGGCCACCGGCTTCAATCGTCTTGCCGGCGGCGAGCGGTTCGACGAGGTCCTCCCGAGCCGCGACCCGGCTCTGTTCGCGCGTTTGCGGCTCGGCGCGAGCCTGAGCGAGAAGGTATCCCAGGAGGGCGTCTCGCAGACTTTCAAACGCAAGGAGGCCATCGCGGACTTTCAGATGTCCTACGGGCTCCCTGGGAAGCCCGGTTATCGCTATACGCGCCCGTTTGACTACTTTGACTTCCAGTTCACGGCTGTCAACACCAGTGCGTTCGAGAACATCATGAGCCGAGGCCTCCTGGCTGGAACTGACTACGCGGTGGGCGATGCCTATCGCGGGGTGTGGGGCCTCTACGGCAGCTACGACTACATCACGCCGCAGATCTTCCGCGTGTCGAGCACGGCCCTCGGTCTCGGCACGACGGGCGCGTGGCGGATCGCTCGATCGGTGCAGTTCCAGGGCACGCTGCTGGGCAGTCTCGGATATGGCGCGGCGGGCGTCAGCCACAGCAGCAGTGCCGAACGCGACTACCACTACGGCGCCACACCACAGGGGCTCCTCGCGCTCCGCCTGCTGTTTGGCGGCATCGCCAACCTCGACATGACGGTGCGCGGGTACTACGTCAGCGGCACAGCCTCCACCGAAAATCGAGGGTCGGAGCAAATCGCCCGCGGGGACGCGGCGTTGACGGTGCGCGTCTACCACCACAGCACGGTCACGCTCAAGTACGTCGCATCCCGCCGGGACGCGTATTATCCCAACCTGCCAGATCGACACCAGACGATTGGGGCGTTCAGTTTGCTCTACGGCTACATCAGCAGCGGTCACAAGTTCGGCGCCGTCGAGTGGCTCCCGAAGGATGCGCCGGTGCGCTAA
- a CDS encoding TraR/DksA C4-type zinc finger protein, with product MTTTTRTAAAAPRPNQARHKDLQVMLQDRQRELQDVLRCRVRGVPSGGAGDGLDETEHAEADIQEHIEVALIQMKGETLQRLREALVRLEAGEYGYCTECDGEISEKRLQALPFAVRCKACEELHEQHTARERRINSPQGFAFSFTQQARS from the coding sequence ATGACGACCACCACGAGAACTGCCGCCGCCGCTCCCCGCCCGAATCAGGCGCGGCACAAGGACCTGCAGGTGATGCTGCAAGACCGGCAGCGCGAGCTGCAAGATGTGCTTCGCTGCCGGGTCCGCGGCGTGCCCTCCGGCGGGGCAGGCGACGGGCTCGACGAAACCGAGCACGCCGAAGCCGACATCCAGGAGCATATCGAGGTCGCCCTGATCCAGATGAAGGGAGAGACGCTCCAGCGGCTTCGCGAGGCGCTGGTTCGGCTGGAGGCCGGTGAGTACGGCTACTGCACCGAATGCGATGGTGAGATCTCGGAAAAGCGGCTGCAGGCGCTCCCGTTTGCCGTGCGCTGCAAGGCCTGCGAAGAGCTGCACGAGCAGCACACCGCCCGGGAGCGGCGGATCAACTCGCCTCAGGGCTTCGCGTTCAGCTTCACTCAACAGGCTCGATCGTGA
- a CDS encoding DUF3309 domain-containing protein — MITILVVIAVLMLLGALPTWPHSRNWGYGPSGGIGLVVLILVILLLTGRL, encoded by the coding sequence ATGATTACTATCTTGGTCGTGATCGCGGTACTGATGCTGCTCGGCGCGTTGCCAACCTGGCCACACAGCCGCAACTGGGGATACGGCCCAAGCGGCGGCATCGGACTCGTCGTGTTGATCCTGGTGATCCTGCTGCTCACGGGCCGGCTGTGA
- a CDS encoding YtxH domain-containing protein, which yields MNGQDRQTHDFRFLAGLAMGGVVGAGLALWLAPRAAAEIKARAVDSAKNLGDAVSERYREAKIRATGAVDGLTRKGQGVRDDVCDTVVRGARDVERGAKHVEIAAQDVQRYAADAKTPRVG from the coding sequence ATGAACGGACAGGATAGACAGACTCACGACTTTCGATTCCTGGCAGGACTCGCGATGGGCGGGGTCGTCGGCGCGGGACTGGCGCTGTGGCTGGCTCCGCGGGCGGCCGCGGAGATCAAGGCGCGGGCTGTGGACTCGGCGAAGAACCTCGGCGACGCGGTTTCCGAGCGTTATCGGGAGGCAAAGATCCGCGCCACCGGAGCGGTCGACGGACTCACCCGCAAGGGGCAGGGGGTTCGCGACGATGTGTGTGACACCGTTGTGCGAGGTGCGAGGGACGTCGAACGTGGTGCGAAACACGTCGAGATCGCCGCACAGGATGTTCAGCGTTACGCGGCCGACGCCAAGACTCCGAGGGTTGGTTAG
- a CDS encoding BON domain-containing protein, whose protein sequence is MKMIFRLVLLIAVVAIGAWLMGFWSPADVMAGRWGSATTTAGTINTGTAGDRLKQFDEQAVRAARKVETFAQEAGLSGKIKSKMALDDLVRARTIGVSTAGGVVTLTGTVRSIAERDQALKLARDTNGVTRVLDHLVVVH, encoded by the coding sequence ATGAAGATGATCTTTCGGCTGGTCCTGCTGATCGCAGTCGTCGCAATCGGGGCGTGGTTGATGGGGTTCTGGTCTCCCGCTGACGTGATGGCAGGCCGCTGGGGCAGCGCCACAACCACAGCGGGAACGATCAACACCGGAACCGCCGGTGATCGCCTGAAGCAGTTTGATGAACAGGCCGTACGCGCCGCACGGAAGGTGGAAACCTTCGCCCAGGAGGCCGGCCTGAGCGGGAAGATCAAGTCGAAGATGGCGCTGGACGATCTCGTGCGCGCGCGAACGATTGGCGTCTCCACGGCCGGCGGCGTCGTCACGCTGACCGGCACCGTCCGATCGATCGCTGAGCGCGACCAGGCGCTCAAGCTCGCGCGAGACACAAACGGCGTCACCCGAGTACTGGACCACCTGGTGGTGGTGCACTGA
- the mgtA gene encoding magnesium-translocating P-type ATPase produces MNAPEMTLAPPPRPGHFPGGHGAPDPVQLLEAARADADAVLKRLASRASGLNQAEADSRLKQFGTNEIAREKPQTALMRLLRNIKNPLVLLLLALAALSYLTGDLRATVVILVMVALGIVLRFVQEMRADHAAESLRAMVSNTATLVRDGKEEEVALKLLVPGDIIRLAAGDMVPADVRVISAKDLFLNQAALTGEAVPVERTAGPAPANIENPLDLFNLCFLGSNVESGSATAVVIHTGDHTYFGSLAARIVGQRQLTSFDTGVNKFTWLMIRFIAVMVPAVFLINGLSKHNWMEAFLFALAVAVGLTPEMLPMIVTVNLSKGALAMARKKVIVKRLNSIQNFGAMDVLCTDKTGTLTQGRIVLEKYLDVYGDPSEKVLHYGYLNSYHHTGLKNLLDKAILDHEELRAHLKADEKYRKIDEIPFDFVRRRMSVVVEDETGLNTLICKGAVDEVMSVCTRVEVKGEVIEVLPEHDATRRRLADDLNSQGFRVVALAYKHMPGSSDDPVYAVKDESDLILLGFLAFLDPPKDTATEALSRLHRLNVEVKVLTGDNEIITAYICKEVGMPVAHLLLGSQVETMSETELADAASHASVFARLVPAHKERIIRALQSKGHAVGFMGDGINDAPALKAADVGISVDTAVDIAKESSDIILLENSLLVLEQGVLEGRRVFGNIVKYIKMAASSNFGNMFSVVGASAFLPFLPMLPIQVLTNNLLYDFSQTTIPTDEVDADWLTKPRQWTISKILRFILFIGPISSIFDYATFFVMLYVFDCWQNPALFHTGWFVESLFTQTLIIHVIRTNKIPFIESRASWPLILTSVLIVAVGAGLTVSPLASTLGFVPLPPLYWLLLAIMLLGYAVLTQAVKAWFIRRFGD; encoded by the coding sequence ATGAATGCGCCCGAAATGACGCTGGCCCCACCACCGCGCCCGGGTCACTTCCCCGGAGGACACGGTGCGCCAGATCCCGTCCAACTGCTGGAAGCGGCACGCGCCGATGCCGATGCCGTTCTGAAGAGGCTTGCCTCCCGGGCAAGCGGGCTGAACCAGGCCGAAGCCGATTCCCGCTTGAAGCAGTTCGGGACCAATGAGATCGCACGGGAAAAGCCTCAAACGGCCCTGATGCGCCTCCTGCGAAACATCAAGAATCCACTGGTGCTTCTGCTCCTGGCGCTGGCCGCCCTGTCGTATCTCACGGGTGACCTGCGGGCGACGGTGGTGATTCTGGTGATGGTGGCGCTGGGCATCGTCTTGCGTTTCGTCCAGGAGATGCGGGCCGATCATGCAGCCGAATCGCTCAGAGCGATGGTCAGCAATACGGCGACACTGGTGCGGGACGGCAAGGAAGAGGAAGTCGCGCTCAAGCTGCTGGTGCCTGGCGACATCATCCGGCTGGCAGCCGGCGACATGGTCCCGGCAGACGTCCGGGTCATATCCGCCAAAGACCTGTTCCTGAATCAGGCGGCCCTCACCGGTGAAGCGGTGCCGGTGGAGCGAACGGCTGGCCCGGCACCAGCCAATATCGAGAACCCGCTCGATCTGTTCAACCTCTGCTTCCTCGGCTCCAACGTGGAGAGCGGCTCCGCCACCGCCGTGGTCATCCATACCGGGGACCACACCTATTTCGGATCGCTCGCCGCCAGGATTGTCGGGCAGCGGCAGCTGACCAGCTTCGATACGGGCGTCAACAAGTTCACCTGGCTGATGATCCGCTTTATCGCCGTGATGGTGCCGGCGGTGTTCCTCATCAACGGGCTGAGCAAACACAACTGGATGGAAGCGTTCCTGTTTGCCCTGGCCGTAGCCGTCGGGCTCACGCCCGAGATGCTCCCCATGATCGTGACGGTGAACCTGTCGAAAGGCGCGCTGGCCATGGCGCGCAAGAAGGTGATCGTCAAGCGCCTGAACTCGATCCAGAACTTCGGGGCGATGGATGTGCTGTGCACCGACAAGACGGGCACCCTCACCCAGGGCAGGATCGTGCTCGAAAAGTACCTGGACGTGTACGGCGATCCCAGCGAGAAGGTGCTGCACTACGGCTACCTGAACAGCTATCACCACACCGGGCTGAAGAACCTGCTGGACAAGGCGATCCTCGACCATGAGGAACTGAGAGCGCACCTGAAAGCGGACGAGAAGTACCGCAAGATCGACGAGATCCCGTTCGACTTTGTCCGTCGGCGAATGTCAGTGGTCGTGGAAGACGAAACCGGGTTGAACACGCTGATCTGCAAGGGCGCCGTGGATGAAGTGATGAGTGTGTGTACCCGGGTGGAAGTCAAAGGGGAGGTCATCGAGGTTCTGCCCGAGCACGACGCCACACGCCGACGGTTGGCCGACGACCTGAACAGTCAGGGCTTCCGGGTCGTTGCCCTCGCGTACAAGCACATGCCGGGCTCGTCAGATGATCCCGTGTACGCGGTCAAGGATGAATCGGATCTGATCCTGCTGGGCTTCCTGGCCTTCCTCGATCCGCCCAAGGACACGGCGACAGAGGCGTTGAGCCGGCTTCATCGCCTGAACGTGGAGGTCAAGGTCCTGACGGGCGACAACGAGATCATCACGGCCTACATCTGCAAGGAAGTGGGCATGCCGGTCGCGCACCTGCTGCTCGGCTCTCAAGTCGAAACGATGAGCGAGACGGAACTGGCCGACGCCGCCAGCCATGCCAGCGTTTTCGCGAGGCTGGTCCCGGCACACAAGGAACGCATCATCCGGGCGCTCCAGAGCAAGGGCCACGCCGTCGGGTTCATGGGCGATGGCATCAACGACGCCCCGGCCCTGAAGGCTGCCGACGTAGGCATCTCGGTCGACACCGCCGTGGACATCGCCAAGGAATCGTCCGACATCATCCTGCTGGAGAACAGCCTGCTGGTGCTGGAACAGGGCGTGCTCGAAGGCCGGCGGGTGTTTGGCAACATCGTCAAGTACATCAAGATGGCGGCCAGTTCGAACTTCGGCAACATGTTCAGTGTCGTGGGGGCCAGCGCATTCCTGCCGTTTCTGCCCATGCTGCCAATCCAGGTGCTGACCAACAACCTCCTGTACGATTTCTCGCAGACCACGATCCCGACCGACGAGGTGGATGCTGACTGGCTGACCAAGCCGCGCCAGTGGACCATCAGCAAGATCCTGCGCTTCATTCTATTTATCGGGCCGATCAGCTCAATCTTCGACTATGCGACATTTTTCGTGATGCTGTACGTCTTCGACTGCTGGCAGAATCCCGCCCTGTTCCACACGGGCTGGTTCGTGGAGTCGTTGTTCACGCAGACGCTCATCATCCATGTCATCCGTACCAACAAGATCCCGTTCATCGAAAGCCGGGCGAGTTGGCCGCTCATCCTCACGTCCGTGCTCATCGTCGCGGTTGGCGCCGGGCTGACGGTTTCGCCCCTGGCCAGCACGCTCGGGTTCGTCCCGCTCCCTCCCCTGTACTGGCTGCTGCTGGCCATCATGCTGCTGGGCTACGCCGTGCTGACGCAAGCGGTGAAGGCGTGGTTCATCCGCAGGTTCGGGGACTGA
- a CDS encoding CsbD family protein, which produces MWNKDERDGKIDQAKGRAKQAAGDLTGNKDLKAEGRKDEASGKVQEAVGHIRRETGDAIKDIGAAIKK; this is translated from the coding sequence ATGTGGAACAAAGATGAACGCGACGGGAAGATCGATCAGGCGAAGGGTCGGGCCAAACAGGCGGCGGGCGATCTGACCGGCAACAAGGACTTGAAGGCCGAGGGTCGAAAGGACGAGGCTTCCGGCAAGGTGCAGGAGGCGGTCGGTCACATCCGTCGAGAGACCGGCGACGCTATCAAGGACATCGGCGCCGCAATCAAGAAGTGA
- a CDS encoding AI-2E family transporter, producing MYRFVQTITAVAVGAVVLYRLERIAVALIVAMLFAYLIAPLVQSAEVPLRAVRIPPRLSRGVAIGIIYAIIAGVAWGGAAILLPTVSQQVDEAASLAPGYAQSLRTWQGGWSRYYQRLRLPIEVRRRVDQGLGDVGDRIVEGVRNSLVAGFGILSYLPWLVLIPVLSFFLLKDAERLRQSTLDALPERFRGRGYHLFDELNTTLAAYIRAQLLACLLVGVVCGLGFAALGLPYAVLLGVLAGVVEFIPFVGPILIIVVAGIVGALHAPMLAVYSTGFLVIMRVIEDYVIYPRLMGNGVHLHPLAVIVAVLVGFELGGLAGIFLAVPVVAALSVAWRHGLGWLSQPHGPVEL from the coding sequence ATGTACCGGTTTGTCCAGACAATCACTGCGGTGGCCGTCGGCGCCGTGGTGCTCTACAGGCTGGAACGCATTGCTGTCGCGTTGATTGTCGCGATGTTGTTTGCGTACCTGATTGCCCCGCTCGTGCAATCCGCCGAGGTTCCGTTACGCGCCGTGAGAATCCCGCCGCGCCTGTCGCGAGGGGTGGCCATCGGCATCATCTACGCAATCATCGCCGGGGTCGCGTGGGGCGGAGCCGCAATTCTCCTTCCAACCGTGTCCCAGCAAGTCGATGAGGCCGCGTCGCTGGCGCCAGGCTACGCGCAGTCACTGCGCACGTGGCAGGGAGGGTGGTCGAGGTACTACCAGCGGTTGAGACTGCCGATCGAAGTGCGACGACGCGTCGACCAGGGGTTGGGCGACGTTGGCGATCGCATCGTCGAAGGTGTACGGAACTCGCTCGTCGCCGGCTTCGGCATCCTCTCGTACCTGCCGTGGCTGGTGTTGATTCCCGTTCTGTCATTCTTTCTCCTGAAAGATGCCGAGCGTCTCAGGCAGTCCACCCTCGACGCGCTTCCAGAACGCTTTCGCGGGCGCGGATACCACCTGTTCGACGAGCTGAACACGACGCTGGCCGCCTACATTCGCGCGCAACTTCTGGCGTGCCTGCTGGTCGGCGTCGTCTGCGGGCTCGGGTTTGCAGCGCTCGGTCTGCCGTATGCGGTCCTGCTCGGCGTGCTCGCGGGTGTGGTCGAGTTCATTCCGTTTGTCGGCCCGATTCTGATCATCGTCGTCGCCGGCATCGTCGGAGCACTGCACGCACCAATGCTGGCGGTCTATTCGACCGGTTTCCTCGTGATCATGCGGGTGATCGAAGACTACGTGATCTATCCACGCCTGATGGGAAACGGTGTCCATCTGCATCCATTGGCCGTGATCGTCGCGGTACTCGTCGGCTTCGAACTAGGTGGACTCGCCGGGATATTCCTGGCGGTTCCGGTCGTCGCAGCCTTGTCGGTGGCCTGGCGTCATGGGCTCGGGTGGCTGAGCCAGCCGCACGGCCCCGTTGAGTTATGA
- a CDS encoding methyltransferase domain-containing protein has protein sequence MLTRGRRARKPVRLTPAKRYRRFWADLGDRFPDLGGAASTRYYADNERRLFTDHFPSLKGLSLFKTDLWDEARNTRILVWAGEQGARVYGIDISEPTVIRARAAFERKPNGCHGTVADLRELPFLDASFDAIYSMGTIEHFDETQRAIEEMARVLKPGGRAIVGVPNRYDPFLRPVFVAALQAMGLYAYGDERSYSRRALRKMLERAGLEVVAETAILFVPGWLRMIDLACHAWCRPLATVTGALVWPFAFLDRHWPAVRRHGYLLATIVVKPDAAAAG, from the coding sequence GTGCTCACTCGCGGGCGACGCGCACGCAAGCCTGTCCGTCTGACGCCCGCCAAGCGGTATCGGCGCTTCTGGGCCGACCTGGGCGACCGGTTTCCCGACCTGGGCGGGGCAGCCTCGACGCGGTACTACGCAGACAACGAACGCCGTCTCTTCACTGATCACTTTCCGTCGCTGAAGGGCCTGAGCCTCTTCAAGACCGACCTCTGGGACGAAGCCAGAAACACGCGTATCCTGGTCTGGGCTGGCGAGCAGGGCGCCCGCGTCTACGGCATCGACATCTCCGAGCCCACCGTGATCCGGGCTCGCGCCGCCTTCGAGCGCAAGCCGAACGGTTGTCACGGCACGGTGGCCGATCTTCGCGAGCTGCCCTTCCTCGACGCGAGCTTCGACGCGATCTACTCCATGGGAACGATCGAGCACTTCGACGAGACCCAACGGGCGATTGAGGAGATGGCTCGCGTGCTCAAGCCGGGCGGGCGCGCCATCGTCGGCGTGCCGAATCGTTACGATCCGTTTCTCCGGCCCGTCTTCGTGGCTGCGCTCCAGGCTATGGGGCTCTATGCCTATGGCGACGAAAGATCCTACTCCCGCCGTGCCCTGAGGAAGATGCTCGAGCGGGCCGGCCTCGAGGTGGTTGCCGAAACGGCGATTCTGTTTGTTCCGGGCTGGCTCAGAATGATTGATCTCGCGTGTCATGCGTGGTGCCGGCCGCTCGCGACGGTCACTGGCGCCCTCGTCTGGCCGTTCGCCTTTCTCGATCGCCACTGGCCAGCCGTGCGGCGACATGGGTATTTACTCGCGACGATCGTCGTGAAGCCGGACGCTGCGGCCGCGGGATGA
- a CDS encoding ice-binding family protein: protein MKRLCFSLVVSVASAALLVGSSSALAQVAPTLGTAGQFGVLANSAVTGSTGSGTVVSGDVGSYPTPTINNFPPSTAAAPYTVHRSADGVVQQAHTDAKTAYDFLAGQGGTTLNDNLSTNGIIGPGVYSLGAADLPASTTLTLNGSGIFIFNVASTLTMNTSSAVTGTANPCNVYWRVGTSATLNGTSFIGTVISDASITVGGGTVSGRVLAGTGATGAVSMPGSGGNTIGGCSTTPVPTLPQWAAAFLLAGLLGVGYLRLRRRSAGTQPTA, encoded by the coding sequence ATGAAGCGTCTATGCTTCAGCCTGGTTGTGAGTGTGGCATCCGCCGCGCTGCTCGTCGGTTCGTCCTCCGCACTGGCCCAGGTGGCCCCGACACTTGGAACTGCGGGCCAGTTCGGCGTACTCGCGAACTCGGCCGTGACCGGGTCCACAGGATCCGGCACGGTGGTCAGCGGCGACGTGGGTTCTTACCCGACTCCCACCATCAACAATTTTCCTCCTTCGACGGCCGCTGCGCCTTACACGGTTCACCGCTCCGCTGATGGAGTCGTACAGCAGGCGCACACGGACGCCAAGACGGCGTACGATTTCCTGGCCGGCCAGGGCGGAACGACGTTGAATGACAATCTGAGTACCAACGGAATCATCGGCCCGGGTGTCTATTCACTGGGTGCGGCAGACCTGCCGGCATCGACCACCCTCACGCTCAACGGATCGGGCATCTTCATCTTCAACGTTGCGAGCACGCTCACGATGAACACCAGTTCAGCGGTGACCGGCACCGCGAATCCGTGCAACGTGTACTGGCGGGTCGGCACGTCCGCAACGCTCAATGGAACGTCCTTCATCGGCACCGTCATCTCGGACGCGAGCATCACCGTGGGGGGAGGCACCGTGTCCGGGCGTGTCCTGGCTGGAACCGGTGCAACAGGCGCGGTGTCGATGCCTGGTTCCGGCGGCAACACGATCGGCGGCTGCAGCACCACCCCCGTTCCGACGCTACCGCAGTGGGCGGCGGCGTTTCTCCTCGCGGGACTCCTGGGCGTCGGGTACCTTCGGCTGCGGCGCCGATCTGCCGGCACCCAGCCAACGGCGTAA
- a CDS encoding lmo0937 family membrane protein has product MLWTIFVILLVLWFLGLVTSYTMGGFIHILLVVAVVALLIRVIQGRRIA; this is encoded by the coding sequence ATGCTCTGGACAATCTTCGTCATTCTGCTCGTCTTGTGGTTCCTGGGACTGGTGACGTCCTACACGATGGGTGGGTTCATCCACATCCTTCTGGTGGTGGCCGTCGTCGCGTTGCTGATCAGGGTGATTCAGGGACGCCGGATCGCGTGA